One genomic segment of Stigmatella erecta includes these proteins:
- a CDS encoding YebC/PmpR family DNA-binding transcriptional regulator, whose amino-acid sequence MSGHNRWSKIKRQKAAMGASKGKLYTKVIKEITVAARLGGGNPDGNARLRAAIAAAREANMPSDTVSRAVKKGTGELEGESYEEVTYEGYGPGGVAVMVECLTDNRNRTASDVRILFNKGGGNLGTEGAVGWMFHKKGVITVKPGPTEDQVMEKAIEAGAEDVVPQGADGFEVRTAPVDLHTVATHLESAGLPLGEQKWSFFPQTTVKLDGDNARKMLKLMDTLEDNDDVQNVHANFEIDEALMESLQ is encoded by the coding sequence ATGTCCGGTCATAATCGGTGGTCGAAGATCAAGCGCCAGAAGGCAGCCATGGGCGCGAGCAAGGGCAAGCTGTACACGAAGGTCATCAAGGAAATCACCGTCGCTGCGCGCCTGGGCGGTGGCAATCCGGATGGCAACGCCCGCCTGCGCGCCGCCATCGCCGCGGCCCGCGAGGCGAACATGCCCAGCGACACCGTCTCCCGCGCCGTCAAGAAGGGCACCGGCGAGCTGGAGGGCGAGAGCTACGAAGAGGTGACGTACGAGGGCTACGGGCCGGGCGGTGTCGCCGTCATGGTCGAGTGCCTCACGGACAACCGCAACCGCACCGCCAGTGACGTCCGGATCCTCTTCAACAAGGGCGGCGGAAACCTGGGCACCGAGGGGGCGGTGGGCTGGATGTTCCACAAGAAGGGCGTCATCACCGTGAAGCCCGGGCCGACCGAGGATCAGGTGATGGAGAAGGCCATCGAGGCCGGCGCCGAGGATGTGGTGCCTCAGGGCGCGGACGGCTTCGAGGTGCGCACGGCGCCGGTGGACCTGCACACGGTGGCCACCCACCTGGAGTCCGCGGGGCTGCCCCTGGGCGAGCAGAAGTGGAGTTTCTTCCCGCAGACCACCGTCAAGCTGGATGGGGACAACGCCCGGAAGATGCTCAAGCTGATGGACACGCTGGAGGACAACGACGACGTGCAGAACGTCCACGCGAACTTCGAGATCGACGAGGCGCTGATGGAGTCGCTGCAGTAG
- the ruvC gene encoding crossover junction endodeoxyribonuclease RuvC produces the protein MRVLGVDPGSRFMGYGVVEERRGQLVHLGHGVIKVDPDAPLHQRLMVLHVELSAVLKKYRPESVAVEGVFTFRNARSALVLGHARGVALLAAAQAGLPVHEYAPARVKRAVGASGASAKDAIARMVCSLLKIDVIERADASDALAVALCHLNQGRVPGLAPAVSRSKPRKGASALLADRLRPSYRRPEAR, from the coding sequence TTGCGTGTCCTGGGGGTCGATCCTGGCAGCCGGTTCATGGGCTATGGCGTCGTGGAGGAGCGGCGGGGCCAGCTCGTGCACCTGGGCCATGGCGTCATCAAGGTGGACCCGGATGCGCCGCTCCACCAGCGCTTGATGGTGCTGCACGTGGAGCTGTCGGCCGTGTTGAAGAAGTACCGGCCCGAGTCGGTGGCGGTGGAGGGCGTGTTCACCTTCCGCAACGCGCGCAGTGCCCTGGTGCTGGGCCATGCCCGGGGCGTGGCCCTGCTGGCGGCGGCCCAGGCGGGACTGCCCGTGCACGAGTATGCCCCAGCCCGGGTGAAGCGCGCCGTGGGGGCCAGCGGCGCCAGCGCCAAGGATGCCATCGCGCGCATGGTCTGCTCCCTGCTGAAGATCGATGTCATCGAGCGGGCGGACGCCAGTGACGCCCTCGCGGTGGCGCTCTGCCACCTCAACCAGGGACGCGTGCCGGGGCTGGCCCCGGCGGTGTCCCGTTCCAAGCCCCGGAAGGGCGCGTCCGCGCTGCTCGCGGACCGGCTCCGTCCGTCCTACCGGCGCCCGGAGGCACGATGA
- the ruvA gene encoding Holliday junction branch migration protein RuvA, whose amino-acid sequence MIAALRGTVAEKDLEEAIIDVGGVGYRVAFSTLTLGKLPAEGQPVHVRVRTVVREDAFELFGFLSRAEEEMFLLLTSVSHVGPRLALTVLSGMEVGELAVALGKGELARLTKIHGVGKKTAERLVLELREKVKELHLETVARSATSASVPAGPKADLVSALLNLGYKAPQAEKAAELAGERLGPEAAFQALFREALKALRSGG is encoded by the coding sequence ATGATCGCGGCCCTGCGCGGCACCGTCGCGGAGAAGGACCTGGAGGAGGCCATCATCGACGTGGGGGGCGTGGGCTACCGCGTCGCCTTCTCCACGCTGACGCTGGGAAAGCTGCCCGCCGAGGGACAGCCCGTGCACGTGCGGGTCCGCACGGTGGTGCGCGAGGATGCCTTCGAGCTGTTCGGCTTCCTCTCGCGGGCCGAGGAGGAGATGTTCCTCCTGCTCACCTCCGTGTCCCACGTGGGCCCCCGCCTGGCGCTGACCGTGCTGTCGGGCATGGAAGTGGGGGAGCTGGCGGTGGCGCTCGGCAAGGGCGAGCTGGCCCGGCTCACCAAGATTCACGGGGTGGGGAAGAAGACCGCCGAGCGGCTGGTGCTGGAGCTCCGGGAGAAGGTGAAGGAGCTTCACCTGGAGACGGTGGCGCGGAGCGCCACCTCGGCCAGCGTGCCGGCGGGCCCGAAGGCGGACCTCGTCTCGGCGCTGCTCAACCTGGGCTACAAGGCCCCGCAGGCGGAGAAGGCCGCGGAGCTGGCCGGCGAGCGGCTCGGCCCCGAGGCCGCCTTCCAGGCCCTGTTCCGCGAAGCCCTCAAGGCCCTGCGTTCGGGGGGCTGA